The following coding sequences are from one Granulicella arctica window:
- a CDS encoding sigma 54-interacting transcriptional regulator, producing MANSLPSTLGALRASEYTPERLSRSVKDELRDNLIARLRAKGTSDAPLFPGIVGYEDTVIPQIVNAVLSKHNFILLGLRGQAKSRILRALTTLLDPQCPYVAGSELRDNPYFPLSKFSRDLIAKLGDNTPIAWMTPDDRYVEKLATPDVTVADLVGDIDPIKAARSNQDLGSELTMHYGLLPRANRGIFAINEVPDLAGKIQVALFNIMQEGDVQIKGYPVRLKLDVAIVFSANPEDYTARGKIVTPLKDRIGSEIRTHYPESVEEAISITTQEAWSKRPNSNIDIPYYIRQIVEQIAFSAREDKKVDKRSGVSQRLPISTMELVLSNAERRAFLHGETLVVPRVGDIYTALPGISGKIELEYEGEMRGADTVIREIIRASVATVFDQYFADTNTQQIEQWFNLGGTVQLNDAQPSAGSLTELQQIQGLVEKLSPLKINAKSKPEIAVSAAEFLLEGMYAHKRLSRTEERAFTAGEKKQRNNDAANYAEKMREREQDRDEAARNRTRRGFN from the coding sequence ATGGCGAACTCCCTCCCATCCACTCTCGGTGCCCTTCGCGCCAGCGAATACACCCCCGAACGACTCAGCCGCTCCGTCAAAGACGAGCTCCGCGACAACCTGATCGCCCGCCTCCGCGCAAAAGGCACCTCCGACGCCCCGCTCTTCCCCGGCATCGTCGGCTACGAAGACACCGTCATCCCCCAGATCGTCAACGCCGTGCTCTCAAAGCACAACTTCATCCTCCTCGGCCTCCGCGGACAGGCGAAGTCGCGCATCCTCCGCGCCCTCACCACCCTCCTCGACCCGCAGTGCCCCTATGTCGCCGGCTCCGAGCTCCGCGACAACCCATACTTCCCGCTCTCGAAGTTCTCCCGCGACCTCATCGCCAAACTCGGCGACAACACCCCCATCGCCTGGATGACCCCCGACGACCGCTACGTCGAAAAGCTAGCCACCCCCGACGTCACCGTAGCCGACCTCGTCGGCGACATCGACCCCATCAAGGCCGCCCGCAGCAACCAGGACCTCGGCTCCGAGCTGACCATGCACTACGGCCTGCTCCCCCGCGCCAACCGCGGCATCTTCGCCATCAACGAAGTCCCCGACCTCGCCGGCAAAATCCAAGTCGCCCTCTTCAACATCATGCAGGAGGGCGACGTCCAGATTAAGGGCTACCCCGTCCGCCTCAAACTCGACGTCGCCATCGTCTTCTCCGCCAACCCCGAGGACTACACCGCCCGCGGCAAGATCGTCACCCCGCTCAAAGACCGCATCGGCTCCGAGATCCGCACCCACTACCCCGAGAGCGTCGAAGAGGCCATCAGCATCACCACCCAGGAGGCCTGGTCGAAACGCCCCAACTCCAACATCGACATCCCCTACTACATCCGCCAGATCGTCGAGCAGATCGCCTTCTCCGCCCGCGAAGACAAAAAGGTCGACAAGCGCAGCGGCGTCTCCCAGCGCCTCCCCATCAGCACCATGGAGCTCGTCCTCTCGAACGCCGAGCGCCGCGCCTTCCTCCACGGCGAAACCCTCGTCGTCCCCCGCGTAGGCGACATCTACACCGCTCTCCCCGGCATCTCCGGCAAGATCGAACTCGAGTACGAGGGCGAGATGCGCGGCGCCGACACCGTCATCCGCGAGATCATCCGCGCCAGCGTAGCCACCGTCTTCGACCAGTACTTCGCCGACACCAACACCCAGCAGATCGAGCAGTGGTTCAACCTCGGCGGCACCGTCCAGCTCAACGACGCGCAACCCTCCGCCGGCTCCCTCACCGAGCTCCAGCAGATCCAGGGCCTCGTCGAAAAACTCTCCCCCCTCAAGATCAACGCTAAGTCCAAACCCGAGATCGCCGTCAGCGCAGCCGAGTTCCTCCTCGAAGGCATGTACGCCCACAAGCGCCTCAGCCGCACCGAAGAACGAGCCTTCACCGCCGGAGAGAAAAAGCAGCGCAACAACGACGCCGCCAACTACGCCGAAAAGATGCGCGAACGCGAACAAGACCGCGACGAAGCCGCCCGCAACCGCACCCGCCGAGGCTTCAACTAA
- the mobF gene encoding MobF family relaxase yields MLSMSPKPLSAGQARTYHEREFASQGQNYWSRDRQGYSEWQGKLAERWGLQGPVGNEEFARLTEGQHPLTGEQLVRHQPQKTYENQIGKEVTSVEHRAGWDGTISAPKSVSITALVGGDDRVREAHRESVRVALGELEQFTQARIGNVHKPETTGKFVAATFEHDTARPVDGYAAPQLHTHAVIFNVTERDAGPGKLTRSVQSHELYAAQKYVTAVYRSELATRLQGLGYQLERGEYGQPEIRGYTKEYLEASSLRREQIQDYKREQGLDGSSAAQIAAHRTRDRKELLSPEEVLQRHRDLAAQYGHQADRIVAQAREQGQRQTQEPERGVSQAQQAVTYARDHLFERGAVHARKDILAAALDRSMAQATPNQVREEFERRVQTGEFRRVENVGTGPQYTTAAMLRMERETIAHMQAGNRRGFEDAMLVSPSIRIATENRHRELNSGQLRAVDEIFLSREKIIGLDGVAGGGKTTTLAVVREGAESAGYTVEGFAPTSRAAQKLGESGIETRTLQSHLAQGQKADTGEHRLYVVDESSLASTKQMHEFVSRLHPNDRVLLVGDTRQHESVEAGRIFAQLQDAGMKTVKLDEIVRQRDPELKQTVEQLARGDVRAALAGLEQQGRIHEVQGHDERVAAIAKEYARSPESTLVVSPDNRSRVEINRAIHVEMQSKGVVGQEEHRVQVLVPRQDLTGADRTWAERYNVGDVLRYSRDSKETGIHKGEYAKVTEIDAASNRLTVEMKDGMEKTYDPRRQQGVSVYREEERAFSIGDRVQLTAPSLELKVANRELGTVEGIGEDGRLSLKMDGGRAVELDPEKHPHLDHGYAVTSHSSQGQTADRVLIHVDTELGAKDLLNNRMAYVAVSRGAQDAQIFTNDREKLSSALGHDVSHQSAHATEITTSKSIQQEIAPKHEQQYEHGIGL; encoded by the coding sequence ATGCTCTCGATGTCTCCCAAACCGTTATCGGCAGGCCAGGCACGGACTTATCATGAGCGAGAGTTCGCATCCCAGGGGCAGAACTACTGGAGCCGGGATCGGCAGGGCTACAGCGAGTGGCAGGGCAAGCTGGCCGAGAGGTGGGGCTTGCAAGGTCCGGTGGGCAATGAAGAGTTCGCCCGGCTGACAGAAGGCCAACATCCTTTGACTGGCGAACAGCTCGTTCGCCATCAGCCGCAGAAGACCTACGAAAATCAGATCGGCAAGGAAGTCACCAGTGTGGAGCACCGTGCTGGATGGGATGGAACCATCTCCGCGCCGAAGTCGGTTTCGATCACCGCGCTTGTGGGCGGCGATGACCGCGTAAGAGAGGCACACCGTGAAAGCGTCCGTGTAGCACTGGGGGAGTTGGAACAGTTCACCCAGGCGCGGATCGGCAACGTCCATAAGCCGGAGACGACGGGGAAGTTCGTTGCCGCGACCTTCGAGCACGACACGGCGCGGCCCGTCGATGGCTATGCCGCGCCGCAACTCCACACCCATGCCGTTATCTTCAACGTCACCGAACGCGACGCCGGTCCCGGCAAGCTGACCCGCTCCGTGCAGTCGCACGAGCTGTACGCTGCCCAGAAGTACGTGACGGCTGTCTACCGGTCGGAGCTGGCGACACGGTTGCAGGGTTTGGGGTATCAGTTGGAGCGTGGGGAATACGGGCAACCCGAGATCAGGGGCTATACGAAGGAGTATCTCGAAGCCTCCAGTCTGCGCCGGGAACAGATCCAGGATTACAAGCGTGAGCAGGGCTTGGACGGTTCCTCGGCGGCGCAGATCGCCGCGCATCGGACGCGCGATCGCAAGGAGCTGCTGTCGCCCGAAGAGGTGTTGCAGCGGCACCGGGACCTTGCCGCGCAGTACGGCCATCAAGCGGATCGCATCGTCGCCCAAGCCAGGGAGCAAGGGCAGCGGCAGACTCAGGAACCGGAACGAGGCGTGAGCCAGGCGCAACAAGCCGTGACCTACGCCCGCGATCATCTCTTCGAGCGTGGTGCGGTCCATGCCCGGAAAGACATCCTCGCAGCAGCCCTTGACCGGAGCATGGCCCAAGCGACTCCCAACCAAGTGCGGGAGGAGTTCGAGCGCCGCGTACAAACTGGGGAGTTTCGCCGGGTGGAGAACGTCGGGACTGGCCCTCAGTACACGACCGCCGCAATGCTACGCATGGAACGCGAGACCATCGCCCACATGCAAGCAGGCAACCGGCGCGGCTTCGAGGACGCGATGCTCGTTTCTCCGAGCATTCGAATTGCGACGGAGAATCGCCATCGGGAGCTAAACTCCGGTCAACTCCGCGCCGTCGATGAAATCTTTCTCTCGCGCGAGAAGATCATCGGTCTGGACGGAGTCGCGGGCGGGGGTAAGACAACGACGCTGGCAGTCGTTCGCGAGGGTGCGGAGAGTGCTGGATATACCGTGGAGGGTTTTGCTCCCACATCGAGGGCCGCGCAGAAGCTCGGGGAGTCCGGGATCGAGACCAGGACCTTGCAGTCACATCTTGCTCAAGGCCAAAAGGCAGACACCGGCGAGCACCGGCTCTATGTAGTGGACGAGAGTTCGCTCGCGTCCACCAAACAGATGCACGAGTTCGTGTCTCGCCTGCATCCGAACGACCGTGTTCTCTTAGTGGGCGATACTCGGCAACATGAGTCCGTCGAGGCGGGACGCATCTTCGCCCAGCTTCAGGACGCGGGGATGAAGACGGTCAAGCTCGATGAGATCGTGCGGCAGCGCGACCCGGAACTGAAACAAACCGTCGAGCAACTCGCGAGAGGCGATGTCCGCGCGGCGCTGGCGGGGTTAGAACAGCAGGGCCGCATCCATGAGGTACAGGGCCATGACGAACGCGTGGCAGCCATCGCAAAAGAGTATGCGAGGTCGCCGGAGAGCACGTTGGTTGTCTCACCCGACAACCGCTCCCGCGTGGAGATCAACCGGGCAATTCATGTGGAGATGCAGTCTAAAGGCGTTGTCGGTCAGGAAGAGCATCGCGTGCAGGTCCTCGTTCCCCGTCAGGATCTCACCGGCGCAGACCGTACATGGGCCGAGCGGTACAACGTCGGCGACGTACTGCGTTACTCGCGAGACTCCAAAGAAACTGGCATCCACAAAGGCGAGTACGCAAAGGTGACCGAGATCGACGCAGCCAGCAACCGGCTAACCGTCGAGATGAAGGACGGTATGGAGAAGACCTACGACCCGCGCCGTCAACAGGGTGTCTCCGTTTATCGCGAAGAGGAGCGAGCCTTCTCCATCGGAGACCGGGTGCAGCTCACCGCGCCTTCCCTTGAGCTGAAGGTTGCCAATCGCGAGCTGGGGACGGTGGAGGGTATCGGCGAGGATGGGAGGCTGTCCCTCAAGATGGATGGGGGCCGCGCGGTCGAGCTTGATCCGGAGAAGCACCCGCATCTCGATCATGGCTATGCGGTGACCAGTCATTCCAGCCAGGGGCAGACCGCTGACCGCGTGTTGATCCACGTCGATACCGAACTGGGAGCCAAGGACCTACTGAACAATCGCATGGCCTACGTGGCCGTCTCGCGTGGAGCGCAGGACGCACAGATCTTCACCAACGACCGGGAGAAACTCTCCTCTGCGCTCGGCCACGATGTATCGCACCAAAGCGCCCATGCAACAGAGATCACTACCTCGAAGTCGATTCAGCAGGAGATCGCACCTAAGCATGAACAACAATACGAGCATGGAATCGGCCTGTAG
- a CDS encoding ArdC-like ssDNA-binding domain-containing protein, which translates to MNTIAITESKKPNTKQELIATNVKLLIEQLEAGHSEALTTYLTVMSRFHNYSFGNVLEIARQMPSATRVAGFWTWKSLGRFVKAGQKGIRILAPIVGVRRKKDEVAQKDITKQNERVLLGFRNAYVFDISQTEGVELPCLRQVTGDPGENIERLTAFLNSRGISVSYSANIAPALGMSYGGRIAILPGQSKAETFATLVHEAGHELLHRSERRTATTKIVRETEAEAVAFVVGKAVGLVNEDSSASYIQLYHGNASLLAESLEVIQQTAAVILDALEPPISEEVTSEELEAVAA; encoded by the coding sequence ATGAACACCATCGCCATCACCGAAAGCAAGAAGCCCAACACTAAGCAGGAATTGATTGCCACCAACGTCAAGCTATTGATTGAGCAACTGGAGGCCGGACACTCCGAAGCCCTCACGACCTACCTCACCGTCATGAGCCGATTCCATAACTATTCCTTCGGGAACGTCTTGGAGATCGCGCGGCAAATGCCCTCGGCGACCAGAGTAGCGGGGTTCTGGACATGGAAGAGCCTTGGCCGTTTTGTGAAGGCCGGACAGAAAGGCATCCGCATCCTTGCTCCCATCGTTGGCGTTCGCCGCAAGAAGGACGAGGTAGCGCAGAAGGACATTACCAAGCAGAACGAGCGCGTCTTGCTTGGCTTCCGCAACGCTTACGTCTTCGATATCTCGCAGACCGAAGGCGTAGAACTGCCTTGCTTGCGGCAAGTCACCGGCGACCCAGGCGAGAACATCGAACGGTTGACCGCCTTCCTCAACAGCAGGGGCATTTCTGTCAGCTATAGCGCGAACATTGCGCCAGCCCTCGGCATGAGTTACGGCGGACGCATTGCCATCCTGCCCGGACAGTCCAAGGCAGAAACTTTCGCCACGCTTGTCCATGAGGCAGGACACGAACTGTTGCACCGCAGCGAACGCCGCACCGCTACCACCAAAATCGTGCGCGAGACGGAAGCCGAGGCCGTGGCGTTTGTGGTGGGTAAAGCTGTTGGTTTGGTCAACGAAGATTCTAGTGCCTCGTACATCCAGCTTTACCACGGCAACGCTTCACTGTTGGCCGAATCGCTCGAAGTGATTCAGCAGACCGCCGCCGTCATCCTTGACGCCCTGGAACCGCCCATCTCTGAGGAAGTAACCAGCGAGGAACTGGAGGCAGTTGCGGCATGA
- a CDS encoding tetratricopeptide repeat protein produces the protein MPFPTPNPHHKDMDKIAAFHEILQFDPNNAFARYGLAMEHIGQGNTDKGLEEFTTLISLNPDYVPAYQMSAQNLAKLGRTDEALDRLHNGIAAANRTNNQHALAEMEGLHEELTA, from the coding sequence TTGCCATTCCCCACCCCCAACCCCCACCATAAGGACATGGACAAGATCGCCGCCTTCCACGAGATCCTTCAGTTCGACCCCAACAACGCCTTCGCCCGCTACGGCCTCGCCATGGAGCACATCGGCCAGGGCAACACCGACAAGGGCCTCGAAGAGTTCACCACCCTCATCAGCCTCAACCCCGACTACGTCCCCGCCTATCAGATGTCCGCCCAGAACCTCGCCAAACTAGGCCGCACCGACGAAGCCCTCGACCGCCTCCACAACGGCATCGCCGCCGCCAACCGCACCAACAACCAGCACGCCCTCGCCGAAATGGAAGGCCTCCACGAAGAGCTCACCGCCTAA
- a CDS encoding HugZ family protein, producing MSTRPQHAYTGPSLPIIPEPTHAERTRTLLHLHSLATLSTLSKKQPGFPFGSLMPYALDATGRPLFLISNMAMHTQNIKADPRASLFVTQPAADGDPLGAARATLIGNILQVPEADKAAVRELYLARHENSRYWVDFADFSFFRMDILDLYYVGGFGVMGWVTAADYTTAAPDPLSASATGILSHMNADHTDAMILLARTHSQLEATEATMTAVDRLGFHLRLKTAEGMKGTRINFPHQVTTPTETRTALVEMVRQARQQT from the coding sequence ATGTCCACACGCCCGCAGCACGCCTACACCGGCCCCTCCCTCCCCATCATCCCCGAGCCCACCCACGCCGAGCGCACCCGCACCCTCCTCCATCTCCACTCCCTCGCGACCCTCTCCACGCTCTCCAAAAAACAACCCGGCTTCCCCTTCGGCTCGCTCATGCCCTACGCACTCGACGCGACGGGCCGCCCCCTCTTCCTCATCAGCAACATGGCCATGCACACCCAGAACATCAAAGCCGACCCGCGCGCCAGCCTCTTCGTCACCCAGCCCGCAGCCGACGGAGACCCCCTCGGCGCCGCCCGCGCCACCCTCATCGGCAACATCCTCCAGGTCCCCGAAGCAGACAAAGCCGCCGTCCGCGAACTCTATCTCGCCCGCCACGAAAACTCCCGCTACTGGGTCGACTTCGCCGACTTCTCCTTCTTCCGCATGGACATCCTCGACCTCTACTACGTCGGCGGATTCGGCGTCATGGGCTGGGTCACCGCAGCCGACTACACCACCGCCGCGCCCGATCCCCTCTCCGCCTCCGCGACAGGCATCCTCAGCCACATGAACGCCGACCACACCGACGCCATGATCCTCCTCGCCCGCACCCACTCCCAGCTCGAAGCCACCGAGGCCACCATGACCGCCGTCGATCGCCTCGGCTTCCACCTCCGCCTCAAAACCGCCGAAGGCATGAAGGGCACCCGCATCAACTTCCCCCACCAGGTCACCACCCCCACCGAAACCCGCACCGCCCTCGTCGAAATGGTCCGCCAAGCCCGCCAGCAAACCTAA
- a CDS encoding vWA domain-containing protein: protein MKRIRYTKFTGDLASSFGLEDLMQALSDFLLDSGFNDPMSRFQEFDGEQTMENLREAIKQALESGELFDDEAQEKFDELSADQVEELVDQIIQKMQEQNFINAEMPENGQGKAGGDGESAKFEVTDKAMDFLGYKALRELLGPLGKSNLGRHDTRHEASGVETNGSSKLYEFGDTLNLDITATLSSVFAREGIRTAVEGEEHAPLNIEYSDIHVQQADYTSSCATVVLLDCSHSMILYGEDRFTPAKRVAMALAHLIRTQFPGDTLNLVLFHDTAEEIPVSQLSRVKVGPHYTNTREGLRLAQRILSRQNKDMKQIVMITDGKPSALTLPDGRIYKNAFGLDPLVIAETLEEVSRCKRSNIMINTFMLAQDFALMQFVQQVSAMCRGKAYFTSPERLGSYLLMDFMSRRMKTVH from the coding sequence ATGAAGCGCATCCGCTACACCAAATTCACCGGCGATCTGGCCAGCTCCTTCGGCCTCGAAGACCTCATGCAGGCGCTCTCCGACTTCCTCCTCGACTCCGGCTTCAACGATCCCATGTCCCGCTTCCAGGAGTTCGACGGCGAGCAGACCATGGAGAATCTCCGCGAGGCCATCAAGCAGGCCCTCGAATCCGGTGAACTCTTCGACGACGAAGCCCAGGAAAAATTCGACGAGCTCTCCGCCGACCAGGTCGAAGAGCTCGTCGACCAGATCATCCAGAAGATGCAGGAGCAGAACTTCATCAACGCCGAGATGCCCGAGAACGGCCAGGGCAAGGCAGGCGGCGACGGAGAATCAGCCAAGTTCGAAGTCACCGACAAGGCCATGGACTTCCTCGGCTACAAGGCCCTCCGCGAGCTCCTCGGTCCCCTCGGCAAATCCAACCTCGGCCGCCACGACACCCGCCACGAGGCCTCCGGCGTCGAAACCAACGGCTCCAGCAAGCTCTACGAGTTCGGCGACACCCTCAACCTCGACATCACCGCCACCCTCTCCAGCGTCTTCGCCCGCGAGGGCATCCGCACCGCCGTCGAAGGCGAAGAGCACGCGCCCCTCAACATCGAATACTCCGACATCCACGTCCAGCAGGCCGACTACACCAGCTCCTGCGCCACCGTCGTCCTCCTCGACTGCTCCCACTCGATGATCCTCTACGGCGAAGACCGCTTCACTCCAGCCAAGCGCGTCGCCATGGCCCTCGCCCACCTCATCCGCACCCAGTTCCCCGGCGACACCCTCAACCTCGTCCTCTTCCACGACACCGCCGAAGAGATCCCCGTCTCCCAGCTCTCCCGCGTCAAGGTCGGCCCGCACTACACCAACACCCGCGAGGGCCTCCGCCTCGCCCAGCGCATTCTCTCCCGTCAAAACAAGGACATGAAGCAGATCGTCATGATCACCGACGGCAAGCCCTCAGCTCTCACCCTCCCCGACGGCCGCATCTACAAAAACGCCTTCGGCCTCGACCCCCTCGTTATCGCCGAAACCCTCGAAGAGGTCTCCCGCTGCAAGCGCAGCAACATCATGATCAACACCTTCATGCTCGCGCAGGACTTCGCCCTCATGCAGTTCGTCCAGCAAGTAAGCGCCATGTGCCGAGGCAAAGCCTACTTCACCAGCCCCGAACGCCTGGGCAGCTACCTCCTCATGGACTTCATGTCCCGCAGAATGAAAACCGTCCATTGA
- a CDS encoding class I SAM-dependent methyltransferase, whose product MTNLSQQVFDATASTYDRDRSRLIPGCDTFYRWALDLIPPRAKTIVDLGAGSGLLTVLVRNRFPHAHIHLIDFSAPMLEIARTRLGNDPNVTFHQANYITEPLPDQLCAVVSSLSIHHIDDAEKRALCHKIFAALKPGGAFINAEMVAGPTPALEARYKALWLEHIRANGATEQQIADSLYRNQEDRCAPVADQLAWLSEAGFTNVDCWYKDNRFAVLAATKPI is encoded by the coding sequence ATGACAAACCTCAGCCAGCAGGTCTTCGACGCCACCGCCTCTACCTACGACCGCGACCGTTCCCGCCTCATCCCCGGCTGCGACACCTTCTACCGCTGGGCTCTCGACCTCATCCCCCCACGCGCCAAGACCATCGTCGACCTCGGCGCCGGATCCGGCCTGCTCACCGTCCTCGTCCGTAATCGCTTCCCCCACGCCCACATCCATCTCATCGACTTCTCCGCCCCCATGCTCGAGATCGCCCGCACCCGCCTCGGCAACGACCCCAACGTCACCTTCCATCAGGCCAACTACATCACCGAGCCCCTCCCCGACCAGCTCTGCGCCGTCGTCTCCTCCCTCTCCATCCACCACATCGACGACGCCGAAAAACGCGCTCTCTGTCACAAGATCTTCGCCGCGCTCAAGCCCGGCGGAGCCTTCATCAACGCCGAGATGGTCGCCGGTCCCACCCCCGCGCTCGAAGCCCGCTACAAGGCCCTCTGGCTCGAGCACATCCGCGCCAACGGAGCCACCGAGCAGCAGATCGCCGACTCCCTCTACCGCAATCAGGAGGACCGCTGCGCCCCCGTCGCCGACCAGCTCGCCTGGCTCAGCGAAGCCGGCTTTACCAACGTCGATTGCTGGTACAAGGACAACCGCTTCGCCGTCCTCGCCGCAACCAAACCCATTTAA